A stretch of the Leptospiraceae bacterium genome encodes the following:
- a CDS encoding SCO family protein: MHLKFIKILSTLLVLLFTGALYSYDPAYTESNNELPNEIVDLKIVEKYGNQINLNLQFKNEKGELVRLKDFFNSSDRPVFLTIIYYRCPTLCNFHLNGISRVFKSLDWTVGKEFEFVAVSMDPNETPALASKKRDAYVLDYVKENPKRSGDGWHFLTGEESQIKELADSVGFRYRWNAPIKQWIHPAVAYIITPDGKVSRYLHGIEFGDRELKLSLIDAASGKIGSFTDKFALFCFQFDPNKNKYTLYAYNLMKLGGAITVIIMAVFLFMFWRLQMKNTTTKGEF, translated from the coding sequence CTTTTCACGGGAGCGTTGTATTCTTATGACCCTGCCTATACGGAAAGCAATAATGAGCTGCCAAATGAAATTGTCGATTTGAAGATAGTAGAGAAATACGGAAATCAGATAAACTTGAATTTGCAATTCAAGAATGAAAAGGGTGAATTAGTTAGGCTTAAGGATTTTTTTAATTCTAGCGATAGACCTGTTTTTCTAACTATAATTTATTATCGATGTCCGACTCTTTGCAATTTTCACCTAAATGGGATTTCGAGAGTCTTCAAGTCCTTGGATTGGACTGTAGGAAAAGAATTTGAATTTGTTGCAGTGAGTATGGATCCCAATGAAACGCCTGCGCTTGCTTCCAAAAAAAGAGATGCCTATGTTTTGGACTACGTAAAAGAAAATCCAAAGCGTTCTGGAGACGGATGGCATTTCTTGACAGGAGAAGAATCGCAGATCAAAGAGCTTGCCGATTCAGTAGGATTCAGATACAGATGGAATGCACCGATCAAGCAATGGATTCATCCAGCCGTTGCGTATATTATTACGCCTGATGGAAAAGTTTCCCGCTATTTACATGGAATTGAATTTGGGGATAGAGAATTGAAGCTTTCCTTAATCGATGCTGCAAGTGGTAAAATTGGCAGTTTCACAGATAAATTTGCTTTATTTTGTTTTCAATTTGATCCGAATAAGAACAAATACACTTTGTATGCATACAATTTGATGAAACTAGGCGGAGCTATTACCGTAATTATAATGGCGGTTTTCTTATTTATGTTTTGGAGATTACAAATGAAAAATACAACTACTAAGGGAGAATTCTAA